One window of Triticum dicoccoides isolate Atlit2015 ecotype Zavitan chromosome 5A, WEW_v2.0, whole genome shotgun sequence genomic DNA carries:
- the LOC119298019 gene encoding peamaclein-like, giving the protein MKKLRTTTATTTLALILLLVLIAATSLRVAMAGSAFCDSKCGVRCSKAGRHDDCLKYCGICCAECNCVPSGTAGNKDECPCYRDKTTGHGARTRPKCP; this is encoded by the exons ATGAAGAAGCTtcgcaccaccaccgccaccaccactctGGCTCtcattctcctcctcgtcctcatagCAGCCACGTCCCTCCGTGTCGCCATGGCTGGATCAG CGTTCTGCGACAGCAAGTGCGGGGTGAGGTGCTCCAAGGCGGGCCGGCACGACGACTGCCTCAAGTACTGCGGGATATGCTGCGCCGAGTGCAACTGCGTGCCGTCGGGGACAGCCGGCAACAAGGACGAGTGCCCCTGCTACCGCGACAAAACCACCGGCCACGGCGCGCGCACGAGGCCCAAGTGCCCATGA